Proteins found in one Phoenicibacter congonensis genomic segment:
- a CDS encoding aspartate-semialdehyde dehydrogenase — MTAKNVCVLGATGAVGQQMIQCLEEASFPIASLKLIASKSSVGKTAKFLGEDIALQEAKDGCFDDVDIVLSAVENNIAKIWIPKAVKAGAVVVDNSSAYRLDKDVPLVVAEVNPQDIEQNNGIIANPNCATIIALLAVAPLHKQATIKRMIVSTYQAASGAGMPGITELLTQQKAIAQGSDVPEPKAFVDQLAMNLIPDIGGIGDNFYTSEEMKMQNEGRKILHHENLRVNCTCVRVPIARSHSESITVEFENEMTPDMARDILADAKGVKLIDDVRNDDPKKRYPMPLYTSDQDLVFVGRIREDISAFEPNKSLALWCTGDQIRIGAATNAVKIAQHLI; from the coding sequence ATGACTGCTAAAAACGTTTGTGTTCTTGGAGCAACTGGCGCAGTTGGCCAACAAATGATTCAATGCCTTGAAGAGGCAAGTTTTCCCATTGCAAGCCTGAAACTTATCGCAAGTAAAAGCTCAGTTGGAAAAACTGCAAAATTTTTGGGAGAAGACATTGCTCTGCAAGAAGCAAAAGACGGATGCTTTGATGATGTTGACATCGTATTGAGCGCAGTTGAAAACAACATCGCAAAAATTTGGATTCCAAAAGCTGTGAAAGCAGGAGCGGTTGTCGTTGACAACTCTTCAGCATATCGCCTTGACAAAGATGTACCGCTTGTTGTGGCTGAAGTAAACCCACAAGATATTGAACAAAACAATGGCATCATTGCCAACCCGAATTGCGCAACAATCATCGCACTTTTGGCGGTTGCCCCACTGCACAAGCAAGCAACAATCAAAAGGATGATTGTTAGCACCTACCAAGCCGCTTCTGGTGCAGGCATGCCGGGAATCACCGAACTTCTGACACAACAAAAAGCAATCGCGCAAGGAAGTGACGTCCCTGAACCAAAAGCTTTTGTTGATCAACTAGCAATGAACCTCATCCCCGACATTGGTGGCATTGGTGATAACTTCTACACGTCAGAAGAAATGAAAATGCAAAACGAAGGAAGAAAAATTTTGCACCACGAAAACCTTCGTGTTAATTGCACCTGCGTGCGTGTTCCAATAGCTCGTTCTCATTCAGAATCAATCACCGTTGAATTTGAAAACGAGATGACACCTGACATGGCACGCGACATTCTTGCAGACGCAAAAGGTGTTAAGTTGATTGACGATGTCAGAAACGATGACCCAAAGAAACGCTACCCAATGCCACTATACACTTCAGACCAAGATCTCGTTTTTGTTGGCAGAATTCGCGAAGACATTTCTGCATTTGAACCAAACAAATCACTTGCGCTTTGGTGCACAGGAGACCAAATTCGAATTGGCGCTGCAACAAACGCAGTTAAAATAGCGCAACATCTGATTTAG
- a CDS encoding aspartate kinase, with amino-acid sequence MLKITKFGGSSTANSEQFKKIKKIIESDEGRKFVCVSASGRRFKGDNKVTDLLCLVVAHRDYHVDYSALLDDIESRYLEIKNNLGLKYPVEEKFYLLRQTIPTDSAPYIISRGEWLTAHLMAEYLGFEYLDAAEAIIFHHDGTLNLEATNEAIREVVKKYDHFVMPGFYGGTTDGHIKLLDRGGGDITGSLMASALDADLYENWTDVSGFLSADPSIVENPRTIKKITFDEMQELSYMGASVLHEEAIFPVREKNIPIQIKNTNEPEAEGTIIRELWEPDPTDPLVTGIAGKKDFLSVYITKTKLANSVGFLRSVLSTFEKYGVSIEHIPTGIDSFSVVVNAKDVKDSIYSIVADIKKELEPDKIEINENLALISVVGRNMPSKIGTSGKLLGVVGDAKINVRMISQSSQERTIVIGVENRDFERCVQVIYDAFVNETSSE; translated from the coding sequence ATGCTGAAAATTACAAAATTCGGAGGAAGTTCCACAGCAAACTCCGAACAGTTTAAAAAAATCAAGAAAATCATCGAATCTGATGAAGGACGCAAATTCGTTTGCGTGAGTGCTTCAGGCCGCCGTTTTAAGGGCGACAACAAAGTTACAGATTTGTTGTGCCTAGTTGTTGCACATCGCGACTATCATGTTGACTATTCTGCATTGTTAGACGACATTGAAAGTCGCTATCTTGAGATTAAAAACAATCTTGGACTCAAATATCCAGTCGAGGAAAAGTTTTACCTACTTCGTCAGACGATTCCAACAGATTCTGCGCCCTACATCATTTCCCGCGGAGAATGGCTAACCGCTCATCTCATGGCAGAATATTTGGGATTTGAATATCTCGACGCAGCAGAAGCTATCATCTTTCACCATGATGGGACGCTGAATCTAGAAGCAACCAACGAAGCAATTCGCGAGGTTGTTAAGAAATATGACCACTTCGTGATGCCTGGTTTTTATGGCGGAACAACCGATGGACACATTAAGCTGCTCGACCGTGGTGGCGGTGACATCACTGGTTCTTTGATGGCAAGCGCACTTGATGCCGACCTTTATGAAAACTGGACCGATGTTTCGGGTTTTTTGAGTGCCGATCCAAGCATTGTAGAAAACCCCAGAACAATCAAAAAGATTACTTTTGACGAAATGCAAGAGCTTTCCTACATGGGGGCTAGTGTATTACATGAAGAAGCAATCTTCCCTGTTCGCGAAAAAAATATCCCAATTCAAATTAAAAACACGAATGAACCCGAGGCAGAAGGAACAATCATCAGAGAATTGTGGGAACCAGACCCCACTGACCCTCTTGTAACCGGCATTGCTGGGAAAAAAGACTTCTTGAGTGTCTACATCACGAAAACAAAACTCGCAAATTCAGTTGGTTTCCTTCGCTCAGTGCTTTCAACTTTTGAAAAATATGGAGTAAGCATCGAACACATACCAACTGGCATCGACAGTTTCTCTGTTGTCGTAAATGCAAAAGATGTTAAAGACAGCATTTATTCAATCGTTGCAGACATTAAAAAGGAACTTGAACCTGACAAGATTGAAATCAACGAGAATCTAGCTCTAATTTCTGTCGTAGGAAGAAACATGCCATCGAAAATAGGCACATCAGGCAAGTTGTTGGGTGTCGTTGGCGATGCAAAAATCAACGTTCGCATGATTTCTCAGTCCTCGCAGGAACGAACGATTGTGATCGGAGTTGAAAATAGAGACTTCGAGAGATGCGTTCAAGTTATCTATGATGCATTTGTAAACGAAACTAGTTCGGAGTAA
- a CDS encoding homoserine dehydrogenase yields MEREKIMNIAVMGCGTVGGGVVEIIDNRMDKGSNLKVTRILDKIFREGDDRFTDKIEDITEDDTINLVVESMGGIEPAHTFILDALNAGKHVVTSNKAVVSKYMKEFVDAANDNNVGLFLEATAGGGVPWIHNLMRVKRIDQITQFSGIINGTSNFIIDKMEKENADFSETLKLAQEKGYAEANPSADIDGDDVKAKSMISASIAFSTLCTDKIPTSGIRNLTAEDIEVFKELGLRVRMLTRGQIKGDKYFVTVEPQLCEENTLEANTPGYFNTVSLTGETIGELKFFGAGAGALPTANAIVQDIIDCADGKRPVYDLSRELEFDETIMPSTYLFRTKAEHSLPRQTIMIRPGYFEIGGKYPAEAHQIAENLLVEDPNSFMASIQKTV; encoded by the coding sequence GTGGAAAGAGAAAAAATAATGAACATTGCTGTGATGGGATGCGGCACCGTCGGTGGTGGCGTAGTGGAGATTATCGACAATCGAATGGATAAAGGCTCAAATTTAAAAGTCACTCGAATTCTCGATAAAATTTTTCGCGAAGGCGACGATCGCTTTACTGACAAAATAGAAGACATCACAGAAGACGACACAATCAATCTTGTTGTTGAGTCAATGGGCGGAATAGAGCCTGCTCACACTTTCATTCTTGATGCGCTAAATGCTGGAAAGCATGTTGTCACTTCAAATAAAGCAGTAGTTTCAAAATATATGAAAGAGTTTGTTGACGCTGCAAATGACAACAATGTTGGGCTTTTTCTCGAAGCTACAGCTGGCGGCGGTGTGCCTTGGATTCACAACCTCATGCGCGTGAAGAGAATCGATCAAATTACGCAATTTTCTGGAATCATCAACGGCACTTCCAACTTCATCATCGACAAAATGGAAAAAGAGAACGCCGATTTTAGTGAAACCCTCAAACTTGCGCAAGAAAAAGGATATGCAGAAGCAAACCCTTCTGCCGACATCGATGGTGACGACGTTAAAGCAAAATCAATGATTAGTGCAAGCATCGCTTTCAGCACGCTTTGCACCGATAAAATCCCAACATCAGGCATTAGAAATTTGACAGCTGAAGACATTGAGGTTTTCAAGGAGCTGGGACTTCGCGTTCGCATGCTAACTAGAGGCCAAATTAAGGGTGATAAATATTTCGTGACAGTCGAACCACAGCTTTGTGAAGAAAACACACTAGAGGCAAACACTCCTGGCTATTTCAACACCGTCTCTCTCACAGGAGAGACAATCGGTGAGCTCAAGTTCTTTGGCGCCGGCGCTGGTGCTTTACCAACTGCAAATGCAATTGTGCAAGACATCATAGACTGCGCAGACGGCAAGCGCCCAGTTTATGACCTGTCGCGTGAGCTTGAATTTGATGAAACCATCATGCCATCGACATATCTGTTCAGGACAAAAGCAGAGCACTCTCTTCCACGCCAAACAATCATGATTCGTCCTGGCTATTTTGAGATTGGTGGGAAGTACCCTGCAGAAGCACACCAAATCGCCGAGAATTTGCTGGTAGAAGACCCAAATAGCTTTATGGCCAGCATTCAGAAGACAGTATAA
- a CDS encoding alpha/beta fold hydrolase has protein sequence MKQRFDIKRMDVDGIDVAYTAIGSGDKFAVVCQGWGTSFGVYEIIANAITDEYTTILFDFPGFGNTKEPNESWDVSQYSSFFIDFLEALDIKKATLIGHSYGGRVILEIASNDAYKHLIQKIVLIDSAGVMPERSSQSQFKVKWFKAFKSFVTWAPVHALFPDVIDYWISKQGSEDYRNASDVMKGALVKAVNYDQQHLMHKIDAETLLVWGDADDATPLHDGEIMEKKIKNSSLVVFEGCGHFSYAEQPQRFSLVLHSFLCEKGE, from the coding sequence ATGAAACAAAGATTTGACATAAAACGCATGGACGTTGACGGGATTGACGTTGCCTACACTGCAATCGGAAGTGGCGACAAGTTCGCGGTCGTTTGCCAAGGGTGGGGAACCAGCTTTGGAGTTTATGAAATAATTGCCAATGCGATAACTGATGAATACACAACCATCCTTTTTGACTTTCCTGGTTTTGGGAACACGAAAGAGCCAAATGAAAGTTGGGATGTTTCGCAATATTCAAGTTTTTTTATTGATTTTCTTGAGGCGCTCGACATTAAAAAAGCTACGCTGATTGGCCATTCCTATGGTGGTCGCGTGATTTTAGAAATTGCAAGCAACGATGCCTACAAGCATCTCATACAAAAAATTGTTCTAATCGATTCGGCTGGCGTTATGCCAGAAAGATCTTCTCAATCGCAATTTAAAGTTAAATGGTTTAAAGCTTTTAAGAGCTTTGTCACGTGGGCGCCTGTGCACGCGCTTTTCCCTGATGTTATTGATTATTGGATTTCAAAACAGGGAAGTGAAGATTACCGCAACGCAAGTGATGTAATGAAAGGTGCCCTTGTTAAGGCTGTTAACTATGATCAGCAACATTTGATGCACAAGATTGATGCTGAAACGCTTCTGGTTTGGGGCGATGCCGACGATGCAACGCCTTTGCATGACGGCGAAATTATGGAGAAGAAAATCAAGAATTCAAGCCTTGTCGTGTTTGAAGGTTGTGGGCATTTTTCCTATGCCGAGCAACCGCAACGCTTTTCTTTAGTCCTTCACTCATTTTTGTGTGAGAAAGGAGAATAG
- a CDS encoding UDP-N-acetylmuramoyl-tripeptide--D-alanyl-D-alanine ligase yields the protein MTDFILLGITIALSVAPLALAARFNLHMLQLNGYVNSEHFTWLNENFKKQWLLLAICAAGIMQIVFISVWLLIVSWLFLLLTFVIYRLMKEMYDKKPLHYTTRAKRMLVTDSIFCLIISGLTYWILGPLATSGAICLCVGLQFVLVPFSNTVNRPVEHLVRDFYINQAKKRLRSCENLTIIGVTGSYGKTSMKFYLQELLSSKFNVLVTPESYNTPMGIVKTIRESLTPAHDIFICEMGARYVGEIKEICDIVHPHHGVITAVGPAHLMTFGSLDNIAKTKFELADALPEDGKLFLNFDSELVAKQLFKRIDEKKLNNVVAYSAANGSEVDYVSSIESVTCDGTDFSVTQGGKTLDFHTRLVGSHNVINITGAIAVATEMGVDPQELCSQVRRIKSVPHRMELKRQGRITILDDAFNSNPVGSKAAVETLALFDGMRILITPGMVELGDKEDDYNFAFGGYAAKCCDWIVLVGEEHTRPIKNGALREGFDENKIRVYNTFTEAINFAYKIDCDGKQAFILLENDLPDNYS from the coding sequence ATGACCGATTTTATCCTCCTTGGCATCACGATTGCTCTTTCTGTTGCTCCTTTGGCGCTAGCAGCACGTTTTAATTTGCACATGTTACAGCTAAATGGCTATGTTAATTCTGAGCACTTCACCTGGCTTAACGAGAATTTCAAAAAACAGTGGTTATTGCTCGCTATTTGTGCAGCAGGAATTATGCAGATTGTTTTTATTTCTGTGTGGTTGTTAATTGTCTCGTGGCTGTTTTTACTGCTCACTTTTGTGATTTATCGTCTCATGAAAGAGATGTATGACAAAAAACCCCTCCACTACACAACTCGTGCAAAACGCATGTTGGTAACCGACTCGATTTTTTGCTTAATCATTTCTGGCCTAACATACTGGATTTTAGGTCCGCTTGCCACTAGTGGCGCAATTTGTTTGTGTGTCGGACTACAGTTTGTTCTGGTTCCTTTTTCAAACACCGTTAATAGACCTGTCGAACATCTCGTTCGTGATTTCTACATCAATCAGGCAAAAAAGCGCCTTCGCAGCTGTGAGAATCTAACGATTATTGGTGTCACCGGTTCCTATGGAAAAACGTCAATGAAGTTTTATTTACAAGAACTTCTATCTTCAAAATTCAATGTTTTGGTGACTCCCGAAAGCTACAACACGCCGATGGGAATCGTAAAAACGATTCGCGAAAGCCTCACTCCTGCTCATGACATTTTCATTTGCGAGATGGGTGCTCGTTATGTTGGCGAAATCAAAGAGATTTGCGACATCGTTCATCCTCATCATGGCGTGATAACAGCTGTTGGACCAGCCCATTTAATGACCTTTGGCAGTCTTGACAACATTGCTAAAACAAAATTTGAGCTTGCCGATGCCCTGCCAGAAGACGGAAAGTTGTTCTTAAACTTTGATTCTGAGCTGGTTGCAAAACAATTGTTCAAAAGAATTGATGAGAAAAAGCTAAATAATGTAGTAGCCTATTCTGCCGCTAACGGCAGTGAAGTTGATTATGTATCCTCAATTGAAAGCGTCACATGCGATGGCACCGATTTTTCTGTAACACAGGGGGGCAAAACGCTTGATTTTCACACACGCCTTGTTGGTTCTCACAATGTGATAAACATCACTGGGGCAATTGCAGTGGCAACCGAAATGGGAGTTGATCCTCAAGAGCTTTGCTCGCAGGTCAGAAGGATTAAGAGTGTTCCTCACAGGATGGAACTCAAGCGCCAAGGCCGCATTACAATTCTTGACGATGCCTTCAATTCAAACCCAGTCGGGTCTAAAGCGGCAGTTGAGACGCTTGCACTGTTTGATGGCATGAGGATTCTCATCACGCCTGGCATGGTTGAACTTGGCGACAAGGAAGATGATTACAATTTTGCTTTCGGAGGTTATGCGGCTAAGTGTTGTGATTGGATTGTTCTTGTCGGCGAAGAACACACGCGCCCGATTAAGAATGGCGCTTTACGCGAAGGTTTCGACGAAAACAAAATTAGAGTTTACAATACATTTACCGAGGCAATAAATTTTGCCTATAAAATTGATTGCGATGGTAAACAAGCTTTCATTCTTCTTGAAAACGATTTGCCCGACAATTATTCTTAA
- a CDS encoding D-alanine--D-alanine ligase family protein: MKRQIAFVFGGPSVEHEISIITGLQAYLAFNNSEFEAFPLYISKDSEMYVGEGLDKIENYKNLKSVVANAQQVILVKDGKKSKLVGYPQKKFGKNFEREIDMAFLCVHGTNVEDGNLQGYFHTLDVPIVGCDVESAALGMDKFTQKAVLAEAGVPVLPARRYTSKDYQNLDALIENIKKNFEFPVIVKPVNLGSSVGISVAKDETELVRSLDDAFLYASVVLVERAISHLREINCSVLGDIEEARASEIEEPVGADEILSYQDKYMNNQKGGSKGMASVSRKIPAEVSPEKREEIRDLAVRAFKALGCNGVARIDFMIDVDTDELVFNEINTIPGSLSFYLWEPLGVSYAELLNMMVDLANKRERIKNSLTFSFDTNVLDSASLAGAKGK, from the coding sequence TTGAAACGTCAAATTGCTTTTGTGTTCGGCGGCCCAAGTGTCGAACATGAGATTTCTATCATTACAGGTCTTCAAGCCTATCTCGCTTTTAACAATTCTGAGTTTGAGGCTTTTCCTTTATACATTTCAAAGGATAGTGAAATGTATGTGGGAGAGGGTCTCGACAAAATTGAGAATTACAAGAACTTAAAGAGTGTTGTTGCTAATGCACAGCAGGTTATTCTAGTTAAAGATGGAAAGAAATCAAAACTTGTTGGATATCCCCAAAAGAAGTTCGGCAAAAATTTTGAGCGCGAAATTGACATGGCGTTTTTGTGTGTTCATGGCACAAATGTAGAAGATGGTAATTTGCAAGGTTATTTCCACACTTTGGATGTTCCAATTGTTGGGTGTGACGTGGAAAGCGCCGCCCTTGGAATGGATAAGTTCACGCAAAAAGCAGTTCTTGCAGAAGCCGGAGTTCCTGTTTTGCCTGCTAGGCGCTACACTTCTAAGGACTACCAAAACCTTGATGCATTAATCGAAAACATAAAAAAGAACTTCGAATTTCCTGTCATTGTTAAGCCTGTTAATTTGGGGAGCAGTGTTGGAATTTCTGTTGCAAAAGACGAGACTGAGCTCGTTCGCAGCCTTGATGATGCGTTTCTTTATGCTTCTGTGGTCCTGGTTGAGCGCGCAATTTCTCATCTTCGAGAGATTAATTGTTCGGTGTTAGGCGACATTGAGGAGGCTCGCGCATCAGAAATTGAAGAGCCAGTTGGAGCCGATGAAATTCTTTCCTATCAAGACAAATATATGAACAACCAAAAGGGTGGGTCTAAAGGGATGGCCAGCGTTTCGCGAAAAATTCCTGCAGAAGTGTCACCGGAGAAACGCGAAGAAATTCGCGATTTGGCTGTTCGTGCATTTAAGGCGCTTGGTTGCAATGGTGTTGCCCGCATTGACTTTATGATTGATGTTGACACTGACGAACTCGTGTTTAACGAGATTAACACAATTCCTGGGTCGCTTAGTTTTTATTTGTGGGAACCACTCGGTGTTTCTTATGCAGAATTATTAAACATGATGGTTGATTTGGCTAACAAGCGCGAGCGCATCAAAAATTCGCTCACTTTCTCTTTTGACACTAATGTTCTAGACAGTGCATCTCTTGCAGGCGCAAAAGGAAAATAG
- the aroB gene encoding 3-dehydroquinate synthase, translating into MPVKTDSASYDVVIGRSFVCKLDDILQDTIAKLNLKPVDRVFFVSDSNVWEIYADKVVAGFSYDFDSYVFPAGEQSKNPKTLVECLEKMAQSGCTRDSVVITLGGGVACDLGGFAAATYMRGIRVLQVPTSLLAMVDASVGGKTAVDLKAGKNLFGAFHQPIGVVIDLNVLSTLSDDQFKDSVGEIVKHAILADPELFEFLNNNKLVKSMISTDDFAQVVMRNVEIKRDVVSADEHEAGIRQTLNLGHTIGHAIEASSNFSVGHGTCVAAGLCVLVRACAKNGLTSSDVAEKIISSFNTQDLPTTTEIDKQTLLKFIKNDKKRHSNAVNFVLVNNIGSCSVKKFTFEEIDELLS; encoded by the coding sequence GTGCCTGTTAAAACTGATTCTGCATCATATGATGTTGTCATTGGTCGCAGTTTTGTTTGCAAACTTGATGATATTTTGCAAGACACAATTGCTAAACTAAATCTTAAACCAGTCGATAGGGTGTTTTTTGTTAGTGATTCCAACGTCTGGGAGATTTATGCTGACAAAGTTGTGGCTGGCTTTAGTTATGACTTTGATTCATATGTGTTTCCCGCTGGTGAACAGTCGAAAAATCCTAAAACCCTTGTTGAGTGCCTCGAGAAGATGGCGCAATCTGGCTGCACGCGTGACTCTGTTGTAATCACTCTTGGTGGCGGCGTAGCTTGTGATCTTGGTGGTTTTGCTGCCGCAACCTACATGCGAGGAATTCGCGTTTTGCAAGTTCCAACAAGTCTGCTTGCAATGGTCGATGCATCGGTTGGGGGAAAAACAGCTGTCGATTTGAAAGCTGGCAAAAATCTTTTTGGGGCCTTTCACCAACCCATTGGCGTTGTTATAGATTTGAACGTTTTGTCTACTTTAAGCGATGATCAATTTAAAGACTCAGTTGGAGAGATTGTCAAGCATGCTATTCTAGCTGACCCAGAGCTATTTGAATTTTTGAACAACAACAAACTTGTTAAAAGCATGATTTCAACTGATGATTTCGCACAAGTTGTTATGCGTAACGTGGAAATTAAGCGCGACGTTGTGAGCGCCGATGAGCATGAAGCAGGCATTCGTCAAACTCTGAACCTTGGCCACACGATTGGGCATGCAATTGAAGCTTCGAGCAATTTTTCCGTTGGGCATGGAACCTGCGTTGCGGCCGGGTTGTGTGTGCTCGTGCGTGCTTGTGCAAAAAATGGACTCACTTCGTCAGATGTTGCCGAAAAGATAATTTCTTCATTTAATACTCAGGACCTCCCGACAACCACTGAAATCGACAAACAGACTCTTCTTAAATTTATAAAGAATGATAAAAAGCGTCATAGCAACGCGGTTAATTTTGTTCTTGTCAACAACATTGGAAGTTGCTCAGTTAAGAAATTTACATTTGAGGAAATTGACGAATTGCTGAGCTAA
- the thiM gene encoding hydroxyethylthiazole kinase, which produces MLKERFDNVREMKPLVHNITNYVTVNDVANVILACGASPIMSDEPDDVADITSICGGLNINIGTLHKSSIEAMNIAGKVANEQGHPILLDPVGAGASTLRTNTAVSLMEELDLSVIRGNISEIKTLALGSGTTKGVDADIADKVSEDSLDEAVKFVKDFSKNSDAIVAVTGEIDLVSDGNRCFVIRNGKAEMGLITGTGCQLSGMMTAFVVANPDAKLEAAAAAVCAMGLAGEIAWNRMEEGDGNSTYRNRIIDAICNMNGDTLENGAKFEIR; this is translated from the coding sequence ATGCTAAAAGAACGTTTTGATAACGTGCGTGAGATGAAACCTTTAGTTCACAACATCACAAACTATGTGACAGTAAACGATGTCGCTAATGTGATTCTTGCCTGTGGAGCTAGCCCGATTATGTCTGACGAGCCAGATGATGTGGCTGACATCACATCTATTTGCGGGGGGCTCAACATCAACATCGGCACTCTCCACAAATCGAGCATTGAAGCGATGAACATAGCTGGCAAAGTTGCAAATGAGCAAGGTCATCCCATTCTTCTGGATCCTGTTGGCGCAGGGGCATCGACTCTTCGCACAAACACTGCCGTTTCGCTAATGGAAGAACTTGACTTGTCGGTAATCCGCGGAAATATTTCAGAGATCAAGACATTGGCTCTTGGTAGCGGAACCACAAAGGGAGTTGATGCTGACATAGCTGATAAAGTGAGTGAAGATTCACTTGATGAAGCAGTAAAATTCGTTAAAGATTTTTCCAAGAACTCTGACGCGATTGTTGCTGTAACTGGCGAAATTGATTTAGTTAGCGATGGCAATCGCTGTTTTGTTATCAGAAACGGTAAGGCTGAGATGGGTCTAATCACAGGCACAGGTTGCCAACTTTCAGGAATGATGACCGCGTTTGTTGTTGCAAATCCTGATGCAAAACTTGAAGCAGCAGCTGCCGCTGTTTGCGCTATGGGATTGGCTGGGGAAATTGCCTGGAATCGCATGGAAGAAGGCGATGGCAATTCAACCTATCGCAACAGAATCATCGATGCTATTTGCAACATGAATGGTGACACTCTTGAAAATGGAGCAAAGTTTGAAATTAGATAA
- the thiE gene encoding thiamine phosphate synthase, giving the protein MKLDKKDLLLYAVTDRHWLGENTLCDVVKQSLLGGATFVQLREKELDYENFLAEAKSLKELCLQCGVPFVINDNVDLAIEIDADGVHVGQDDMEAGAVREKLGSDKIIGVSAQTVKEALLAEKRGADYLGVGAVFPTNSKDDALEVPFSELKAICDAVSIPVVAIGGITQDNVCELAGSGIDGIAVISAIFGQEDIRAATEKLKSSVIDLVENNNG; this is encoded by the coding sequence TTGAAATTAGATAAAAAAGATCTTCTTCTTTACGCTGTAACAGACCGTCACTGGCTTGGTGAAAACACATTGTGTGATGTTGTTAAACAAAGCCTTCTTGGCGGAGCGACTTTTGTGCAGCTTCGTGAGAAGGAGCTTGACTACGAAAACTTTTTAGCCGAAGCAAAGTCATTAAAAGAACTTTGTTTGCAGTGTGGTGTTCCTTTTGTGATTAACGACAATGTAGATTTGGCAATCGAGATTGATGCCGATGGCGTGCATGTTGGACAAGACGACATGGAAGCAGGGGCTGTGCGTGAAAAGTTGGGCTCAGACAAGATTATCGGTGTTTCGGCACAAACTGTAAAAGAAGCTCTGCTTGCAGAAAAGCGAGGTGCTGACTATCTTGGAGTTGGTGCAGTGTTTCCCACAAATTCAAAAGACGATGCGCTTGAGGTTCCGTTCTCAGAGTTAAAGGCAATTTGTGATGCAGTGTCGATTCCCGTCGTCGCAATTGGTGGGATCACCCAAGATAACGTGTGTGAACTTGCAGGCTCCGGAATTGATGGGATAGCTGTCATTAGCGCTATCTTTGGACAAGAAGACATCAGGGCAGCAACCGAAAAACTGAAATCTTCTGTAATTGATTTGGTGGAAAATAATAATGGTTAA
- a CDS encoding HAD family phosphatase, which yields MVKGVIFDLDGVLLDSISHWMSLGENYVKFLGFDAVPNTREILFSMSMEQGAQWFRDTYHLNKSPECIKQEMEDFLQDAYFNEILLKPGAYDLLTELHHRQIHFVAATSSPRKHVTKALERNGVLDMFDAVFTNGEIGESKHSPLIYQISAERLKAAPKDLFVFEDSLYALKTAKNAGFITVGIYDEAGECNQTELEDEAQYYFDSPLSFLSSLREGKISEFMS from the coding sequence ATGGTTAAAGGTGTAATCTTTGATCTTGACGGAGTGCTTTTAGACTCAATTTCTCATTGGATGAGTCTTGGCGAGAATTACGTTAAATTCTTAGGTTTTGACGCAGTTCCTAACACTCGAGAAATTCTGTTTTCCATGAGCATGGAGCAAGGAGCGCAATGGTTTAGAGACACCTATCATTTGAATAAATCTCCCGAGTGCATTAAGCAGGAGATGGAAGATTTCTTGCAAGATGCCTATTTTAATGAAATATTGCTTAAACCTGGCGCATATGATTTGCTCACTGAATTGCATCATCGCCAAATTCATTTTGTTGCGGCAACATCTAGCCCTCGCAAACATGTGACAAAAGCGCTTGAACGAAATGGCGTTCTTGACATGTTTGATGCTGTTTTCACGAATGGTGAAATTGGGGAGAGCAAGCATTCTCCGTTGATTTATCAAATTTCAGCTGAACGCTTGAAAGCAGCGCCAAAAGATTTATTTGTATTCGAGGATTCTCTTTATGCTTTAAAAACTGCAAAAAATGCAGGATTTATTACAGTTGGAATTTATGACGAGGCAGGAGAGTGCAACCAGACTGAATTAGAGGATGAGGCGCAATACTATTTTGATAGCCCGCTTTCTTTTTTGAGCAGTTTGCGAGAAGGCAAAATTTCCGAATTTATGAGTTAA